One stretch of Podospora bellae-mahoneyi strain CBS 112042 chromosome 2, whole genome shotgun sequence DNA includes these proteins:
- the YAH1 gene encoding mitochondrial matrix iron-sulfur protein (EggNog:ENOG503P2DF; COG:C), whose translation MSTQRVFTSVLPRLRVASSKNATTSLAQQAQQLRCYSRPTATLRPSGPARSSVLSSAAASDPRRVCVPATSSTQPRTLSTSASLFHGHVDTPKPGEELWVTFIDKEGVETKIAVCKGDNLLDIAQAHDLEMEGACGGSCACSTCHVIVEDPDYYDKMPEPDDDENDMLDLAFGLTETSRLGCQVIMTPELDGLRVKLPSMTRNLQSSDFN comes from the exons ATGTCGACCCAAAGAGTTTTTACCAGCGTCCTCCCGAGACTAAGGGTTGCCTCCAGCAAGAATGCGACAACTTCCCTTGCACAACAGGCACAACAGCTCCGGTGCTACAGCAGGCCGACCGCCACCTTGAGACCTTCCGGTCCGGCCCGGTCCTCGGTGctctcctccgccgctgCCTCCGACCCTCGCCGTGTATGTGTACCGGCCACATCCTCCACTCAACCTCGCACCTTGTCCACCTCAGCCTCACTTTTCCATGGTCATGTCGACACCCCAAAGCCAGGTGAAGA GCTTTGGGTAACCTTCATCGAcaaggagggtgttgagacTAAGATTGCCGTTTGCAAGGGCGACAACCTCTTGGATATTGCCCAGGCTCATGatttggagatggagggtgcCTGTGGCGGTTCCTGCGCCTGCTCGACATGCCACGTCATTGTTGAGGACCCTGACTACTACGACAAGATGCCCGAgccggatgatgatgagaacgACATGCTCGATCTTGCGTTCGGTCTTACTGAGACCAGTCGGCTGGGCTGCCAGGTCATCATGACTCCCGAGCTGGATGGCCTCCGGGTCAAGCTCCCCTCCATGACAAGGAACCTTCAGTCGAGCGACTTCAACTAA